ATTTAGCcctttattttgtataaatataGCCTAACAAAGTTTATTTTCAAgcaataaatgatttttacaCATTGTAAATGATCTGACGTCCTTGAATCTGAACTAGAAGAAGCATTTAGAGATGGCTGAACTGCTGCCATATTCTGATCACTGCCTTCATTATTCTGATCTTATTCATCTTCTAAAAACGTTGCTGCTGCTATCCTTCATTGCTCCATTTCGATAGTTGCTCTCCATCTAACTGAACATCTCTTGACGTCGCCACCTTTTTAGTGATAGGATTGTAAACCTTGAAACCACAAGAAGTCCCTCCACGCCCTAGCAGAACGCATTTCTGACTTTGATTTTCAAGCTTAGTCCTCGTCTCTTCTTGTATTTTGACATAAGCAGCACTGCCAAAAATTCTCAAGTGATACGCCTtccactgtaaaaaaaaaaatgattggtgGGTTATTTTATCAACACTGTTTGAAGGGATCCTCCACCATATGCAAAACTGAATTGGAAACTCTTCTGCCTTTGTCACTAGTTATGTTGGAGGTGATAGTCATGAGGTGTAGAGAATTTCTGATGCAGCATGTAAGATAAGAAACTAGGACTTCTCGAACTCTGAAATTATAGTCCTTAACTATAGAAAAAACTCTGTTTTGAAAAGTTCTCAATATCAATCATCTGAAAActgttttgaaaataacttaCAAACCGTTCAAATAGGTGCTAAGAAACCGAAAATAACTAGTAAAATAAAGAACTCGCTCTTGATTTTATGAGGCAGAACAAGAGTGAAAGAGAGGAAGGAAAGCATTTTAGAAGTCAGGGAACAACTTAAAATTATGAAGAGAAACAAACTAGGAAGAGGAAAGAACCAAAATGACCAgcaaagcatatatatatatgcattgcAAGTCAGAATTCCGGTTTGCAAAATCTCACATGGGAAACAGAGTTGGGGGCAGAAAACGTATGTACGTAGAGACAGAATCTGAAGCCAGCTTCTGAAGAAAGAGATCAGCAGCTTAGTGCAAGTAGAGCAGCGTAAACTAACCTGAATCTTTGTTGAAACATGCAAGGCACGACAGGAGAGGCTTTTTGCTGGGATAAAGAGTGCTGATTTCCCATGTAATTCCCCAAAGCATTTATTTCAGTGCCTCCTAAATTGGTTCGAATCATTTAGGGTTGTTTCAGATAGATACTGCATCCAGAATTCCAATTTCCAAAGCTTTAAATGGATAAAAGATGCCAAGCCAGAAAGGATTTGTGGAGAGAAAATTTGAAGCTTTCTTCTGTAGAAAGAGATCATCAGCAACTTAGCCTACGTGGAGAAGTGTAAACTAACCTGAATCTTTGTTGAGCCAAGCAAGATGCGATCCAGATGAGGTTTTTTGCTGGGATAAAGAGTGATGATTTTCAATGTAATTCCTCAATGCATCTATATCAGTCTCATTTGATTGGTTTGAATCACTCAGAGTCATTTCGGCTTCTTCAGCATTAACCGCAGTCACAAAGGCAGGATGCTGACCTTAGGAATGTGGCATTAAGAAATCATGAATTATCATCTTCTGCAGATAGCAGACAGACCCCGCACTTGATCACATTGCAACTCTTTAAAGGATTGTTGTTCCTATCTTCCGAGTAGAATTCAATTACTACCTCACTGCATTTTCCAAACAAATAACATTCTGTAAATTCCAAACATGGATCATACCCTAAGAACAACATATCGTTTGAGACTTCTCGAACATGCTCCCCGTCAAACCAACCACCAAAATAGCTTTGAAGATGATGACTATCCCCATATTCGTTCTTGATATGATATATACAATTAACTTTGAAGCCATCAGAGCTTTTGAATAAGCATCCAAAGTCAACAACAGCACACAGAACAAAACCCAGGAACTGATTACTAGCACATTGTGACGGCAGCttaattgttaatgaaaatccCTGAGTTTGATTGACAAACCAGTCTGGAACATTTCTTCCTGGGAAGCAAGCACTAGATGTCCCGGGCAGTACAAATGGCATCTGTTTCATTAAAATCATGACTCAATTTTAACATGACagataaacattaaaaattagaagGTAAgcgggagagaaaaagaagggaaGGCAGAAATACCTGTGCATACAATCTTTTGGCGTAAACCTTAATTTTCGTCAAGGAATATTCAATGATTTCGTTGCATTGGCATACAGTTTTGTCATGGAAGCCAAAGCAGTTAGTGAATAGGAAATCAAAAATATTTCCCTCAACCTCAGTTGAATATCTGCTGCCTTGTACTCCGCTCACCGATGAACAATTGTGTGCATCTAGAATCATTAGTCTTGGTGGAAGGGTAGGAATATGCACAAGTCTAAAGCAATTCCTTAAAATAAGGGATTCCAGCTTAAGGAGTTTTGAGAGTATCGGTAGCGTAATAAAACTGTTTCCACTGAGATCTAGTACTTCTAGTGAGGATAAGCAGGAAAGACTCCCAGGCAAGCAAAGTAAGTTGCAATCGTTTAGATGTAGCTGACGCAGGCGATATAATTTCACCTCTCTCACATTGAAATTCAAAAGACTCTGAACCTCAGGGAGTAAGTTGCATTCAAGATTTCTGCAGTTTTTCATTTCCAAGCGAGAAACAGATGCTAGACCTTCGATTGTCCAGGGTAATGCTCTTATGGCTGTTCCATCTAAACAAAGGTAAGTCAAACGTCCAAATTTATTCACAGAAGGGAAAGTCTGGAATTGGGAGCATCCAAAGAGGTTGAGTTTTTTCAGTGATTCCAAGTTAAAAATACTACCAGGTAGAATCTCAAATCTTGTACAGTTTTGCAGACTCAATTCAACAAGGTTGGACAAATGCTCAACTGATGAAGGAATCTCTCGTATTGCTGTCCCATCCAAATTCAACTCCTTAATACTCACTGGAAGCTCTGGAAACTCCGTGATGATTGAGCACCCAGAGAGACTGAGTTTTTCAAGAGATGCCAACCTAGAAAAAGTACATGGAAGATTCTTGAGCCTTTTGCAACCCATTAGATCCAAAGAAAAGAGTCTTGAAAGGCGATCGATTGAAGACGGAACTTCTTCTATTGCAGTTCCACTCAAGTAAATATATCTGACTTTCTCTGGAAAAGCTGGAAACATGGTGATATTTGAGCAGCCTGACAGATCAGCAATTTCAAGAGACTTCAACGAACAAACATCATCCGGAAGATTCCCAAGTTGCTTACAATCCCTTAAATTCAATGCAACAAGTCTACCAAGATGCTCAATTGATCGGGGAAGTTCTGGAACTGAAGTCTCATTTAAATTTAAGTACTGCACATTCTCCGCGATCTCTGGATAATTCTTAAGATTTAAGCAGCCTGAGAGGTTAAGAGTCTTGAGTGATTTCAAATTAATACTACTTGGCAGGCTTATAAGGCTTGTACAGGATCTCAGATTGAAATCGGAGAGTTTGTCTAGATATCGGATAGATTGAGGAACTTCTGTCAAACTTGTACAGGATTGAAGATTCAAACTCTCGAGATTTGCAGCCTGTGAGAGGTCTGGGATTTCTGTTAGATGCTTACAATTGCTGAGGTTGACCTCTTTTAGATTCACTAGATTCTGACAGAAATGATCGTCGAACATATTAGTATCTATATCTCTAATAATTACTTTTACGTGAAAGAAATAAATGTATGCTCGTACATTTGTAGTTGTCGAAATACCTGGTTTCCTTGCCAAAGTTGTTCAACCTTGCTTGAAgatatattaatttcaacaaGGTTCTGTGGAATAAAATTGAACGGCAAAGATCTCAAAGGGTATCCATCCCAGTGGAGATACCTCAACTCATTGGAAATAGAATCCAGGCCATGAGGAAGGAGCACTTTACTATTATTTCCGAATCCTGAATTATAAACTTTGAGCAATTTAAGATTATACATCCTCGCAAACGCTCTGGAACTCACCTTCATTACCTTTTCAGAACTATCCAAGTCTACGAATATCCCTTCAACGTTTTTAGTTCCCTGAAACATCACAGCAAAGGAAAATCATGAACAGTgagataaattaaagaaatgcaTAAAAGGAGAGGGGAGAAACTTATGCATGAAACTCTCACCAGATTTCTGGTCAACACTTCATACACATCATCAAAATGCCACAATCTACTGCGTTTTCCTGGGTCCTTGACTGATTCCATGCTGACAATTTCATGGGCCATATGCTGCAACAAATCATGCATCCCTATCTTGTTTCCAGAAATAGTAACGAGACACTTATCGACAAGAACACTAATTCCTATATCAGCTGAGAAGCCACAGCCATCTAGTATTCTCTTTATAAAATCAATGTTCTgccctttaaaaaaacatgcaatatCGAGAAATatactcttctcttctctatcaAGTGCATCAAAACTTATTCTCAACACACCATGAACTTCTTTCTGAGGAAGTTTTTCAACCTTGTTCAATGCACTTCCCCATTCTTTTCTCGTTCTGCCAAATAGAAAGGAACCTAAGACTTTAAGAGCTAATGGATTACCTTTAGCGTAATTTATTGCCCTCACAGACAGCTCCATATAATTGTATGGGGGCTGATTATCCTTAAATGCATGCAAACTAAAGAGATGAAGAGCTTCCTGGTAATTCAGTCCCCCAACCTCAAATATTTTGTCTGAATATTTCTTAAGTACCTGTTTATCTCTAGATGTTAGGATAATTCTACTTCCTGGACCAAAAAAATCACATCCTCCAAGTAACATTTCAATTTGGTCTACATTATTCACATCATCAAAAACAATCAGAACCTTTTTACGGCAGATCCTGTCTTTAATGAAAGGGTGTCCAATACGTGGAGTGCGAATATGTAGATTTTCTTCCTCTGTTATTTTAGAGAAAAGGTCATCTCGCATACGAAATAATCCTCCATTCTTTTCTAATTCCTCCCTCACATTTGCAAGAAAATAGTGACCTTCATATTCCCTTGCGATCTTGTTGAAAATCTCTCCAGCAATGGTTGTCTTACCAATACCACCCATGCCCCATATTCCTACAACACAAACCTCTGGTAACTGTGTGCATAATAAGGCTTCGATTTGCTTCATGCGTGAATCCATTCCGACCAGGCCCTTCAAATCACTTGAGGATGCAtaattcaatttcttcaaaatatGATGCACAATTTGATCCACGAGTCTCGAATCAGGCCTGCCAACATGAAGGACGAACAGATATATCAAATAGTCCCCAAAGTAACACAATCTTTTCTTGAGGTTGGAACTTTTGTGACGGATTCCAATTGCCATACATTATCGCACTACATACATGTGAAATCTAATCCCAATCACTTGCAagaaattctttttataaatttacagaTGCATGGAAAAACTATACTTTAAACTGCTCATTTGGTAACATTTAGAAGTCACATAACATATTATAAATCTCAAAACATATGCTTCTGAATCCAAAAATATGATTATCAACTTCAAGATATACCATTGTAATTTCCGATGGGAAAATAGAGGTAACCCTGAGTGATACAAACTCCTTGAACttggaaaaaaatagttaaaaagatCACATACTAAACACACGACTTCTAACCAATTGAATAAATTGTCTGAAATACATTTAAGAGAAAGCTCCTGTTCAAGAGCTCAATTGGCCTGGCAACTTAATTAAGACCCTCATTTGAAAAGTATTACAGGATTGAATTGGAAGTGAAGTCGTCAAATCGAAGACACCATGATCTTCACATGAAAGCACAACAGTGCTCaactaggtggtggcctagtggtaagagtttgggattaAAAGGTTTGCTCCCTCCGTGGTTTCAGGTTCAAgtcttgtggttgctcatatgatggtcactgaaggcttacatggtcgttaacttcagggctcgtgggattagcCAAAGTGTGCGTAAGCTGGCCTGGACAtctacgttaaactaaaaaactaaaaaaaaaaatgaattctgaCTACATTTGGGTACTCAGAATTGGAAATTGATTCCAGAACTTGGACCAACaactatatttttccttttcctgcAATATCCACTCTTTGAGAGTATAATCATTACTCTGTCACTCATCAGCAACAAGTTGCAAGAGGGTTAGGATGCCATTACATAAATTTAAATGTCCCCAAGAAACAGTTGAAAAGTAGaggcaaaagaaaagagaatggCTCACCTAATGACTTGTGAATCCCATCCGGATATATTGGCAGCACTTGTTAAGTCAGATCTCCACCTTGGAACCTTGTCCATCTTCtgcttaaaatttctttcaagcTCAGCAAACGCATTCCCAAAACTCCCTGTCTGTTCATCAACATCAGACGGGTCCACATGATAGAAAACTGGTAAAACAATCTGCCCATATGCCTTCTTGCATTCAAGTATCTTCACTAGTTCATCCACACACCATGGAGAAGATGCATAGTTTCTTGAGAATATTATCACTGAAATTCTCGATTCTTCAATTGTTCTCAAAAGTGCACCCGtaatttcttctcctctttcaAGCCCATCGTCAATGAAAGTCTTGATTTTCTTACGACACAAATCATCATAGAGATGGCTGGTAAAATTATTGCGCGTATCCTTCCCTCTAAAACTAAGGAACACATCATACTTCCTTTTATGAGCAACAGCAGATGAAGATGCCATATCAAACAGTTACAAGATCGTGTCTTCCTCAATCACTACGAATCGAAATCAATAAGTGCTCTCCTTTTTCTCCTAAAGACATACAAAGAGCACCCACTTCAACAGCTGAACATTCATTAAGAGAAATTGAAGTCTAAGAGTACAAGAACCCACATAACATATATTTGTCAGAAAATTCCTCAAACTCTTAACGATGGATATATACTAGCTTAATTTGATATGATCTATCTTAATTTGATCACTCGTCACTTTCTACCAATGCTAGCTTGTTATTACTTTCATTGCAAGAACAGTCACTAGCTGAGCAAAAAGAATTACAGATGGAAGAATTAATACGTTCATGAAACAAACTTATCAAACTCGtatatataatcttaaataaaGAAGACGCACGAACCAGAAAGACTTACCAATAGATCATAAGAACAGTTGACTTGTGTTTTGCATCAGCAAACAAgacgaagaagaaaaaatgttgGCCAATGGTATGAATctgttaaatttaaataagcAATAATTACAATATTCCCTTTCCTGAGTTAATGGACAGCGATTAGCCTCTCTTAAATACCTggatgcttatatatatatatcaatggaGGTTGGTGGAGAACTCCAATTTCTTCAGCCTTGATATAATTGGAAGgaccataaatttttttcaaatttgcaaAGTCAACTCTGCCTTGCATCAGCTAAAAGTCAACACGTTAAAAGGGGTTtaatataatactttttttaaaaaataaaaatcgggGGCTTTGTTAatcttgattaataaataactaGCTCTCATTAATCTGGGGTTGTGATCGGCACACTCTTTGACTTGCACCACAAGAAAACCATCACTgtatttttttgccttttggATTCAACTCATAGGCAATGACTGTCTTTTACAAATTTAACAATTGTCACATTCGAATGTTCAATCCcattcattacaaaaaaaaaaaaaacctaacccaaGGGATCTTAGCTATACTCAATTGTATCTTAGCCTAACTGAGTTTCGAGGAGCTTAACTGAACCTGGCTAAGGGAATAAAGAGAAAGGAACGAGAGCTCAGATCTTACCCAATTATGGGGCctaattgtttatatatatatatacacaccatttatttttagtaaCTTTTATCAAAAAACCgttttaatctaaaaacttaagttattaggtgatgttttaagatatgatttattttattttctaactcaCTCCTTCAAATAAAAGCCATTTGGCCTTGAAAATTATACATGCTCATGTTaccttgtgcttgatttttatcaaataaataagagtTGTGAGATTCAAATTTATGACCACTTgatcatcaagactctgataccatgttaaagaatcatctcaacataaaaatttaagatatcaAATGAGATTCCaagaaatgatttattttattctctaaCAACCTTCTCAAATTTCTGCAATAGCGGATCTAAAgagttttattataattgaatctatcttataaaataatgatctgagttctcttaaatttttaacctagttcaaactcaatttttctaacctattaaatttttttgtatgaataaTGTTgtaagagaataatataaattatatcttgagatttcacttaatagcttaaactattggatttagatggttctttgacacggTATTAGAGTTTTGATGACCATGCGGTTACAAGTTCGAATCTAACCacctctatttatttgataaaaattaaatatagtcCACACAACCTTTTGGAATTGAGGATATTGCATCGCTAGTATAGTCCGATTCACAACCTTTTGGAATTCATGATTTTCAGTATTGCCACATTATTCGAGCCTCAATTATCAAGAAGCTAGTGTTGTATACTTTAACCGgtgtaatttaattgattagattctaaatttattttttaaaagttattaattcaagttttataaattttgggGCTACTAAGAACttatatagttgttaattttataaactgATTTAGATatcaacaattttaaaaaaataaaaaactagtacTGTAACATCATCTCACAGTATGAAAGCAATGCAAGGCGGAaggtttttatcttcttttttggcTTCCACTCTCTCCTTGTGGGATGGAATCCTTTTTGTAAACAGATTTGCAGAAGCTGATTATATCcatattaattttcttgttgaGGCCAAATTAGCAAAGTCAACTCTGATTTGCATCGGCTAAAAGTCAACACGTTATAAAAGGGGTTTAATATaatacttcttttttaaaagaagaagaagaagaagaagtttggCTGGATGGGCAAGGGAAGATTCTTTGGGGGCTTTGTTAatcttgattaataaataactaTGTCTCATTAATCTGTCGCTGTGATAGGCACATTctgtttaatataattaaatctcATCAAGGACTATTTCGAAATTGGATCAAATTCAATCAAGGTTTGTTGttctatttaatataattaaaaaagggagaaaattataattgaCTTTCTTGTATTATCTCATTGAAAATTATTGTTGGCTTTCTAGCATATAACGCAATAATGCTTTGTAGGTTGATATAAAGGTCCAAAACAAAGCTGCTTTTAGGATGATCCAATAAAGTTCTATAAGTAAATTACAAGAATAAGTTGGATGGGAATTATATAAGTGGTTGGATGTGGTAAAATTttgcaaacatgttttttatttgaaaaggggAGGAAGTGTTACTTCTCACTAATttcaagcatttaccataaacaCCAATAATGAATAACAAAACATAGAAATGatgcttttctttgttttgaaataataagaatgttattttttttttttgtaactcaGGGTGTTCAAGTCAGTTTACGCGTACCAAAACTAATTCCCGGATCCATTGAATACCATGCAAGTCTAGTAGACAGGTAAAATACTACGGGGGTGATAGGCATGCATGCTGAGACTCGAACCCAGGAGGCTATTCAAGGAAACCTTGCCAAGCCCATTGAGTCATAAGGATGTTATTCTTATTAATATCTAAGGTAATAACTTGTTACAagtctattatttatttttaatttttactttcaaataaaaaaaattacaagtttattagaatttaattttaagcaaatGTAAATATCAACGTCGTAAAATCAAATAAAGTATAAgaataaatctttaaaaaattatttattttatccaccatcacacatgaaaaaaacaagtgtATAAGAAAATAACCTAAtggtaagaaaagaaataaaaaggcactataaaagcaataaagaaagaagtaaataaaaacaataaaagagaaagataaattgaattgaattaaaattacatttataaaaatgatatttattcaCAGTAGTTTTGGATATTGCACATTGTCATTGCAAAATACAAATGACACTTGAATCAAAATCAAAGACAGGACGACTGAACAACATGAACAATATAGAGAGAAACATATATCATATTCAAACaacgttttaaaaaaataattacaacaacCAAGTATTATTGTAAAATCAATACCGATGAGTTGACTTGAGATATGAGTAACCCAAGTTCTTGGCcagattttacaaaaaaataaaaaataaagttgtaatTGACCCAATCAAACCAGAATCAAAGTGACCTGGCATATAACtcattattataattaacaataatCTTCTTTGGTCTATGATAAAAGACTCCTTCTTCACCTTTTTCTATTGATTTAAAGCCCGATCCAGCCTAATAGATTAACTTTATTTGTAAACACAAATCAAGCAATAATCCGAACTCATtccttaataaaaacaatttctacaTACGATTGTTAAATTCTTGCAGTACACTGGaccttgaaattttttctttctttctttttttggtgagATAATTTGTTAAGCAAAGGAttgcatatctttttttttgttttcttttttccttttttttggtataataaAGAATGAAGGAAAAGACAACGTACCAAACTGATCAAGCTTGCAACATCAAACGAACACCTGCAGGAGGATCCTCCCAGATAACTTCATATCGAGTTCATCCCATTGTAGCAAGAAAACCAGCATATTGATTAGCCTCATACAATGCAAATGCATCTGTCATAAAGCATATACACTTTCACTTTTGATGCAGACCAAACGGAACTCACACGCGTTCTAACACACAAGGTTTTTTCAATCTGTAATTCcgcataaaaacaaagaaagaaagatatttgAGTTAACTACTCAAaagagttttggttttttttttattctgtctATCTCTCACAAAGTGCTTACaaccaaataaatagagaaaacagAATTCTTAGAGTCCTAAAACAGTTTCATTAAATCGGGAAACAG
This genomic interval from Populus nigra chromosome 11, ddPopNigr1.1, whole genome shotgun sequence contains the following:
- the LOC133706295 gene encoding disease resistance protein RPV1-like, which translates into the protein MASSSAVAHKRKYDVFLSFRGKDTRNNFTSHLYDDLCRKKIKTFIDDGLERGEEITGALLRTIEESRISVIIFSRNYASSPWCVDELVKILECKKAYGQIVLPVFYHVDPSDVDEQTGSFGNAFAELERNFKQKMDKVPRWRSDLTSAANISGWDSQVIRPDSRLVDQIVHHILKKLNYASSSDLKGLVGMDSRMKQIEALLCTQLPEVCVVGIWGMGGIGKTTIAGEIFNKIAREYEGHYFLANVREELEKNGGLFRMRDDLFSKITEEENLHIRTPRIGHPFIKDRICRKKVLIVFDDVNNVDQIEMLLGGCDFFGPGSRIILTSRDKQVLKKYSDKIFEVGGLNYQEALHLFSLHAFKDNQPPYNYMELSVRAINYAKGNPLALKVLGSFLFGRTRKEWGSALNKVEKLPQKEVHGVLRISFDALDREEKSIFLDIACFFKGQNIDFIKRILDGCGFSADIGISVLVDKCLVTISGNKIGMHDLLQHMAHEIVSMESVKDPGKRSRLWHFDDVYEVLTRNLGTKNVEGIFVDLDSSEKVMKVSSRAFARMYNLKLLKVYNSGFGNNSKVLLPHGLDSISNELRYLHWDGYPLRSLPFNFIPQNLVEINISSSKVEQLWQGNQNLVNLKEVNLSNCKHLTEIPDLSQAANLESLNLQSCTSLTEVPQSIRYLDKLSDFNLRSCTSLISLPSSINLKSLKTLNLSGCLNLKNYPEIAENVQYLNLNETSVPELPRSIEHLGRLVALNLRDCKQLGNLPDDVCSLKSLEIADLSGCSNITMFPAFPEKVRYIYLSGTAIEEVPSSIDRLSRLFSLDLMGCKRLKNLPCTFSRLASLEKLSLSGCSIITEFPELPVSIKELNLDGTAIREIPSSVEHLSNLVELSLQNCTRFEILPGSIFNLESLKKLNLFGCSQFQTFPSVNKFGRLTYLCLDGTAIRALPWTIEGLASVSRLEMKNCRNLECNLLPEVQSLLNFNVREVKLYRLRQLHLNDCNLLCLPGSLSCLSSLEVLDLSGNSFITLPILSKLLKLESLILRNCFRLVHIPTLPPRLMILDAHNCSSVSGVQGSRYSTEVEGNIFDFLFTNCFGFHDKTVCQCNEIIEYSLTKIKVYAKRLYAQMPFVLPGTSSACFPGRNVPDWFVNQTQGFSLTIKLPSQCASNQFLGFVLCAVVDFGCLFKSSDGFKVNCIYHIKNEYGDSHHLQSYFGGWFDGEHVREVSNDMLFLGYDPCLEFTECYLFGKCSEVVIEFYSEDRNNNPLKSCNVIKCGVCLLSAEDDNS